The following proteins are co-located in the Apium graveolens cultivar Ventura chromosome 5, ASM990537v1, whole genome shotgun sequence genome:
- the LOC141723682 gene encoding nucleobase-ascorbate transporter 6: protein MAGGGAKVEEPAPHPPKDQLPNVSYCITSPPPWPEAILLGFQHFIVMLATTVIIPTALVPQMGGGNEEKAKVVQTLLLVAGINTLLQTNFGTRLPTVIGGSFTFVAPTISIILSGRWNDQDPVARFEKIMRAVQGALIVASTLQIVLGFSGLWRNVARFLSPLSAVPLVALAGFGLYEFGFPGVAKCVEIGLPELIILVIFSQYLPHAIKQGKNIFDRFAVLFSVVIVWIYAHLLTVGNAYDHAAPKTQISCRTDRSGLIGGAPWIRVPYPFQWGAPSFDAGEAFAMMMATFVALVESTGGFIAVARYASATPLPPSILSRGVGWQGIGILLSGLFGTGNGSSVSIENAGLLALTRVGSRRVVQISAGFMIFFSILGKFGAVFASIPSPIFAALYCLFFAYVGAAGVSFLQFCNLNSFRTKFILGFSIFLGFSIPQYFNEYTAIKGYGPVHTSGRWFNDIVNVPFQSEAFVAGVLAYFLDNTLHKKDSSIRKDRGKHWWDKFRSYKTDTRSEEFYSLPFNLNKYFPSV, encoded by the exons CGGAGGCTATTCTTCTTGGATTCCAGCATTTCATAGTAATGCTTGCAACAACTGTTATCATTCCTACGGCTCTTGTACCTCAAATGGGGGGAGGAAAT GAAGAGAAAGCCAAAGTTGTTCAAACCTTACTCCTCGTAGCTGGGATAAACACATTGCTGCAGACTAATTTTGGAACTAGATTACCGACTGTAATAGGAGGGTCATTTACCTTTGTTGCACCAACAATATCTATTATCTTGTCTGGTAGATGGAATGACCAAGATCCAGTAGCG AGATTCGAGAAGATAATGAGGGCTGTCCAAGGTGCACTTATTGTCGCTTCCACGCTTCAAATAGTGCTCGGTTTCAGTGGTCTCTGGCGTAATGTTGCAAG ATTTTTAAGTCCACTCTCTGCTGTTCCCTTGGTTGCGCTTGCTGGTTTTGGACTGTATGAGTTTGGGTTCCCTGGC GTTGCTAAATGTGTTGAAATTGGATTGCCTGAGCTGATCATTTTAGTTATATTTTCTCAG TACCTGCCTCATGCTATAAAACAAGGAAAGAATATATTTGATCGTTTTGCTGTTCTGTTCTCGGTAGTGATTGTATGGATATATGCTCACCTACTTACTGTGGGTAATGCCTATGATCATGCGGCACCAAAGACCCAAATAAGTTGTCGTACTGATCGTTCTGGACTTATTGGTGGAGCTCCATG GATAAGAGTTCCATATCCATTTCAATGGGGAGCACCTTCATTTGATGCGGGTGAAGCTTTTGCCATGATGATGGCTACATTTGTTGCCCTTGTGGAG TCGACTGGTGGCTTTATTGCTGTAGCAAGATATGCAAGTGCAACTCCATTGCCCCCTTCTATTCTTAGCCGTGGTGTGGGTTGGCAG GGAATTGGCATTTTGTTGTCAGGGTTATTCGGGACAGGAAACGGGTCTTCAGTATCTAT TGAGAATGCTGGTCTTTTAGCATTAACCAGGGTGGGTAGTCGAAGAGTCGTACAGATATCTGCTGGCTTTATGATATTCTTCTCCATCTTGG GAAAGTTTGGTGCGGTTTTCGCTTCTATTCCATCACCAATTTTTGCTGCATTGTATTGTCTTTTCTTTGCCTACGTTG GTGCAGCGGGTGTgagtttccttcaattctgtaATCTCAACAGTTTCAGGACAAAATTCATACTTGGCTTCTCAATATTTTTGGGATTTTCAATTCCCCAGTACTTCAACGAGTATACAGCAATAAAAGGCTATGGCCCTGTTCACACTTCTGGAAGATGG TTCAACGACATTGTTAATGTCCCCTTTCAATCAGAAGCTTTTGTTGCTGGCGTTCTAGCATATTTCCTGGACAACACATTACATAAGAAGGACAGTTCAATCAGAAAGGACAGAGGCAAACACTGGTGGGACAAGTTCCGGTCCTATAAGACTGATACAAGAAGTGAGGAATTCTATTCACTACCCTTCAATCTCAATAAGTATTTTCCCTCTGTGTGA